The Anabaena sp. WA102 genome contains a region encoding:
- the hpsJ-A gene encoding HpsJ-like protein, cyanoexosortase A-associated, whose amino-acid sequence MNMKNIRKSINFFFFSLVRNFIKFFRRVKLIGISFKSSDLTGLLPIIGYALVIMSFIDFIYVLSEFQLQNFESELNSIRAFTEHSWIFLIGLGFIFTRYFSENQYDIRFPEIIFQKIIRWIILLMGVAFFLAIPLVFVNTGRLLKSVNNQIIEQQKSNIEQISQIEKSLNSGVSTKQLKLFGKNINLSPKELNLPDPQIKNAITQNLLIAKRRISEAAAQAKRQQYRNRWKNSYRTIIALFILGFTFVFVWFKIGQAF is encoded by the coding sequence ATGAACATGAAGAACATTAGAAAAAGCATTAATTTCTTCTTTTTCTCTTTAGTCAGGAATTTTATCAAATTTTTCCGTCGGGTTAAATTAATAGGAATCTCATTTAAGAGTAGTGATCTGACTGGTCTATTACCAATCATCGGTTATGCTCTTGTGATTATGTCATTCATAGACTTTATCTATGTTCTTTCTGAGTTCCAACTCCAAAACTTTGAAAGTGAACTTAATTCTATTAGAGCATTCACTGAACACAGTTGGATTTTTTTGATTGGTTTGGGGTTTATTTTTACTCGTTATTTTAGTGAAAATCAATATGACATCCGCTTTCCAGAAATTATTTTTCAAAAAATTATTCGCTGGATAATCCTATTGATGGGAGTCGCATTTTTCCTGGCAATTCCCCTGGTTTTTGTAAATACAGGACGTTTATTAAAATCAGTAAATAATCAGATCATCGAACAGCAAAAGAGCAATATTGAACAAATAAGCCAAATCGAGAAGAGTCTAAATTCTGGGGTTAGTACAAAACAACTCAAGCTTTTTGGTAAGAATATCAACCTGAGTCCAAAGGAATTAAATTTACCAGATCCTCAGATCAAAAATGCAATTACACAAAACTTACTCATTGCCAAAAGAAGAATTTCCGAAGCGGCAGCCCAAGCTAAGCGACAGCAATATAGGAATAGATGGAAAAATAGTTATAGAACAATTATTGCTCTCTTTATTCTTGGTTTTACCTTTGTGTTTGTTTGGTTCAAAATAGGCCAGGCTTTTTAG